A single genomic interval of Pyrus communis chromosome 7, drPyrComm1.1, whole genome shotgun sequence harbors:
- the LOC137738813 gene encoding psbQ-like protein 3, chloroplastic, which translates to MAFKPAILQHMNPTISCCLKQPSEFQQSREKPLPLKGFEFHVKRRRIGATAAISWVALLAKEALFTEAAYGFELPLVAPDQTVAEAEDEIRGHAQALLEVKDLIEFESWRELQAALRKSSSLLKQDFYTIIQGKPASERPQLRKLYTDLFNNVTRLDYAARDKDASYIRQCYDNIVVVLDQILSRI; encoded by the exons ATGGCATTTAAACCAGCCATACTGCAACACATGAATCCTACAATTTCTTGCTGTCTGAAACAACCCTCTGAGTTTCAGCAGTCGAGGGAGAAGCCACTGCCACTGAAGGGTTTTGAGTTCCATGTCAAGAGAAGAAGAATAGGAGCAACGGCAGCAATAAGCTGGGTGGCACTGCTGGCAAAAGAAGCACTTTTCACAGAAGCTGCTTATGGGTTCGAGTTGCCACTTGTAGCGCCTGATCAGACGGTTGCAGAAGCAGAGGACGAAATCAGAGGGCACGCACAAGCTTTGTTGGAAGTGAAGGATCTGATAGAGTTCGAGTCGTGGAGAGAATTACAGGCAGCTCTGAGGAAGAGCTCATCCTTGTTGAAGCAAGATTTTTACACCATAATTCAAGGGAAACCAGCAAGTGAGAGGCCCCAACTCAGGAAGCTTTATACCGACCTCTTCAACAATGTTACCAGA CTTGATTATGCGGCTAGGGACAAAGACGCGTCGTATATCCGACAATGCTATGACAACATTGTTGTAGTTCTGGATCAAATTTTATCAAGAATATAA